One region of Clostridiales bacterium genomic DNA includes:
- a CDS encoding elongation factor G translates to MSYETKNIRNVCLLGHGGSGKTTLAESMLYMTGAIDRQGKTADGNTVCDYDPEEIKRQITISTSIAPVNFGGCKINVLDCPGFFDFAGDVMCALRAVEAGIIFCTAKDGIAVGAERSWKYLKNANMPCMFYVSKTNEDHGDFAAVLSALQEKHGSAVCAVTAPMSDGTGVIDLVHNVAYQTNGNKTAKVAVPAADADMVESLRETLFETAAGADEELMEKYFEDMMLSEEDTVKGLRQGLKDRTVFPVLCGAADSGIGTEAVLQAIVDYVPNPAEVGEVATADGGKLAIDPNGPVCAFVFKTISDQFGKYSFIKVLSGKVTSDLSLRNVRMSSTDKLGRMYTMCGKKNTEVKEACCGDIVAIGKMEWKTGDTVCDPKHEVELPAIELAEPCYSMAISPKTKGQDDKVASGLARLNEEDISFTLVNNAETHQMVISGAGDIQVDVLCAKLKSRFGVETELKPARVAYREKIKGKVEAHGRHKKQSGGSGQFGDVWIRFEPQDESDDMIFEEEVFGGSVPKNFFPSVEKGLRNAVQKGVLAGYPLVGLKAVLYDGSYHPVDSNDMAFQTAARLAYQDGIPKAKPTILEPIGLLKVTIPDANLGDIMSDISSKRRGTVLGMTAEDGMQTVEAEVPMAEMGSYTIDLRSMTQGRGSFSCKFVRYEEAPGNVQQKVIEEAKKEQEA, encoded by the coding sequence ATGAGCTACGAAACCAAGAATATCCGCAATGTGTGCCTGCTCGGCCATGGCGGCAGCGGTAAGACCACACTCGCCGAGAGCATGCTGTATATGACGGGCGCGATCGACCGTCAGGGCAAGACGGCCGACGGCAACACCGTCTGTGATTACGATCCCGAAGAGATCAAGCGCCAGATCACGATCTCGACCAGCATCGCGCCGGTCAACTTCGGCGGCTGCAAGATCAACGTGCTCGACTGCCCGGGCTTTTTCGACTTCGCGGGCGACGTGATGTGCGCCCTGCGCGCCGTCGAGGCCGGCATAATCTTCTGCACTGCGAAAGACGGCATCGCCGTCGGCGCTGAGCGCAGCTGGAAATACCTCAAAAACGCCAACATGCCCTGCATGTTCTACGTCTCCAAGACGAATGAAGATCACGGCGATTTTGCCGCCGTCCTCTCCGCCCTGCAGGAAAAGCACGGCAGCGCCGTCTGCGCCGTGACCGCGCCGATGAGCGACGGCACCGGTGTCATCGATCTGGTGCACAACGTGGCTTACCAGACCAATGGCAACAAGACCGCGAAGGTCGCCGTTCCCGCCGCCGACGCCGACATGGTCGAGTCGCTGCGCGAGACGCTCTTTGAGACGGCCGCCGGTGCGGACGAGGAACTCATGGAGAAATACTTCGAGGACATGATGCTCTCCGAGGAGGACACCGTCAAGGGCCTGCGTCAGGGTCTGAAGGACCGCACCGTGTTCCCCGTGCTCTGCGGCGCCGCTGACAGCGGCATCGGCACCGAGGCCGTGCTGCAGGCGATCGTGGATTACGTGCCCAACCCGGCCGAGGTCGGTGAGGTCGCCACGGCTGACGGCGGCAAGCTCGCCATCGACCCGAACGGCCCGGTGTGCGCGTTCGTGTTCAAGACCATTTCCGACCAGTTCGGCAAGTACTCCTTCATCAAGGTGCTCTCCGGCAAGGTCACGTCCGATCTGTCTCTGCGCAACGTGCGCATGAGCAGCACCGATAAGCTCGGCCGCATGTACACCATGTGCGGCAAGAAGAACACCGAGGTCAAGGAAGCCTGCTGCGGCGACATCGTGGCCATCGGCAAGATGGAGTGGAAAACCGGCGACACCGTCTGCGACCCGAAGCACGAGGTCGAGCTGCCCGCCATCGAGCTGGCAGAGCCCTGCTACTCCATGGCCATCAGCCCCAAGACCAAGGGCCAGGACGACAAGGTTGCTTCCGGCCTCGCCCGCCTGAACGAGGAGGACATCTCCTTCACGCTCGTCAACAACGCCGAGACCCACCAGATGGTCATCTCCGGCGCCGGCGACATTCAGGTCGACGTCCTGTGCGCCAAGCTCAAGAGCCGCTTCGGCGTCGAGACCGAGCTCAAGCCCGCCCGCGTCGCTTACCGTGAGAAGATCAAGGGCAAGGTCGAGGCCCACGGCCGCCACAAGAAGCAGTCCGGCGGCAGCGGCCAGTTCGGCGACGTCTGGATCCGCTTTGAGCCTCAGGACGAGTCCGATGACATGATCTTTGAAGAAGAAGTCTTTGGCGGCAGCGTGCCGAAAAACTTCTTCCCGTCCGTCGAAAAGGGCCTGCGCAACGCCGTGCAGAAGGGCGTGCTCGCCGGCTACCCGCTCGTCGGCCTGAAGGCCGTGCTGTACGACGGCTCCTACCACCCGGTCGACTCCAACGATATGGCGTTCCAGACGGCTGCCCGCCTGGCCTATCAGGACGGCATTCCGAAGGCGAAGCCGACCATTCTTGAGCCGATCGGCCTGCTGAAAGTCACCATCCCGGACGCCAATCTGGGCGACATCATGTCCGACATCTCCTCCAAGCGCCGCGGCACCGTGCTCGGCATGACGGCGGAGGACGGCATGCAGACCGTCGAGGCGGAAGTCCCGATGGCCGAGATGGGCTCCTACACGATCGACCTGCGCTCCATGACGCAGGGCCGCGGCTCCTTCTCGTGCAAGTTCGTGCGCTATGAGGAAGCTCCCGGCAACGTCCAGCAGAAGGTCATCGAGGAAGCCAAGAAAGAACAGGAAGCGTAA
- the rlmB gene encoding 23S rRNA (guanosine(2251)-2'-O)-methyltransferase RlmB, which translates to MEQIQEFENEARNDLIEGRNAVMEALRAGRTIDKIFIAKGDVDKTLGHIASKARSAGIVVTEADRRKLDAMSQTHAHQGVIALCAVKEYSTIEDMLAIAAERGEAPLLVLCDEISDPHNLGAIIRTAECVGAHGVIIPKRRSAGLTAVVDKTSAGALEHMAVARVPNLAAAIETLKKNGLWIYGTAAEGANELWKTDLTGPACIVIGSEGTGISRLVREKCDFLVSIPLRGQISSLNASAAAAVLLYEALRQRS; encoded by the coding sequence ATGGAACAAATACAGGAATTTGAAAATGAAGCGCGCAACGATCTGATCGAGGGCCGCAACGCGGTCATGGAGGCCCTGCGCGCGGGCCGTACGATCGACAAGATCTTCATCGCCAAGGGCGACGTAGACAAGACGCTCGGGCACATCGCCTCGAAGGCGCGCAGCGCCGGCATCGTCGTCACGGAGGCCGACCGCCGCAAGCTCGACGCCATGAGCCAGACGCACGCGCATCAGGGCGTGATCGCGCTGTGCGCCGTCAAGGAATACAGCACGATCGAGGATATGCTCGCCATCGCGGCCGAGCGCGGCGAGGCGCCGCTTCTCGTGCTGTGCGACGAGATCTCCGATCCGCACAACCTCGGCGCCATCATCCGCACGGCCGAGTGCGTCGGCGCGCACGGCGTCATCATCCCAAAGCGCCGCAGCGCGGGCCTGACCGCCGTCGTGGACAAGACCTCTGCCGGCGCGCTCGAGCACATGGCCGTCGCGCGTGTGCCGAATCTCGCCGCCGCGATCGAGACGCTCAAGAAAAACGGTCTCTGGATCTACGGCACTGCCGCCGAGGGCGCAAACGAGCTGTGGAAAACGGATCTGACCGGCCCGGCCTGCATCGTCATCGGGTCGGAGGGCACCGGCATCAGCCGGCTGGTGCGGGAAAAGTGTGACTTTCTCGTCAGCATCCCGCTGCGCGGGCAGATCTCCTCGCTCAACGCATCCGCGGCCGCGGCCGTGCTGCTCTATGAGGCGCTGCGCCAGCGGAGCTGA
- a CDS encoding rhomboid family intramembrane serine protease translates to MRKLMNKIDRFCYAHPRFGIPNLMLIIVIGNAAVWLLTKMDTTGQIASLLCGSAQGILHGQVWRLVTYVFVPTEASPIWLLVMLYFYYWIGSCLEREWGNGKFTIYYVSGMLLTAIYGVVLSAILGRDVIVSTTYLNLSMFFAFATLYPDMQVLLFFIIPIKVKYLAYVDAALFVLGVVTTSFPLNLLPVVAVLNYLVYCGDWLFDFFRPSHVRQRQKTVNFKREARRIQREQANKPYHYKCAVCGRTDVDHPELEFRYCSRCVGYHCFCQDHINNHVHFTE, encoded by the coding sequence ATGAGAAAACTGATGAACAAAATCGACCGGTTTTGCTATGCGCACCCGCGTTTTGGCATTCCGAACCTGATGCTGATCATCGTCATCGGCAACGCGGCCGTCTGGCTGCTGACGAAAATGGACACGACCGGGCAGATCGCCTCGCTGTTGTGCGGCTCGGCGCAGGGCATCCTGCACGGGCAGGTCTGGCGCCTGGTGACGTATGTGTTCGTGCCGACGGAGGCCAGCCCCATCTGGCTGCTGGTGATGCTGTATTTTTACTACTGGATCGGTTCGTGCCTCGAACGCGAGTGGGGCAACGGCAAATTCACGATCTATTACGTGAGCGGCATGCTGCTCACGGCGATCTACGGCGTGGTGCTCTCGGCCATCCTCGGGCGCGACGTGATCGTCTCGACCACGTACCTGAACCTGTCGATGTTTTTTGCCTTTGCCACGCTCTATCCGGATATGCAGGTGCTGCTGTTTTTCATCATCCCGATCAAAGTGAAGTATCTGGCATATGTGGACGCGGCGCTGTTCGTGCTCGGCGTCGTCACGACGTCGTTCCCGCTGAACCTGCTGCCGGTGGTGGCGGTGCTCAACTATCTGGTCTACTGCGGCGACTGGCTGTTTGACTTTTTCCGCCCGTCGCACGTGCGCCAGCGGCAGAAAACGGTGAACTTCAAGCGCGAGGCCCGGCGCATCCAGCGCGAGCAGGCAAACAAGCCTTATCACTATAAATGCGCCGTCTGCGGCCGCACGGATGTGGATCATCCGGAGCTGGAGTTTCGCTACTGCTCGCGCTGCGTGGGCTACCACTGCTTCTGCCAGGATCACATCAACAACCATGTCCATTTCACGGAGTGA
- a CDS encoding type II toxin-antitoxin system PemK/MazF family toxin produces the protein MHPVRRGDIYYADLSPVVGSEQGGMRPVLIIQNDTGNRHSPTVIAAAITSQTGKANLPTHISLAARSCGLTRDSVILLEQVRTLDKSRLRERMGRLDEPAMHQVDNAIAVSFGLPQ, from the coding sequence ATGCATCCAGTTCGACGCGGAGATATCTATTATGCCGACCTCAGTCCGGTGGTCGGCAGCGAGCAGGGCGGTATGCGCCCCGTGCTCATCATTCAAAACGACACCGGCAACCGCCACAGCCCGACGGTGATCGCCGCCGCGATCACGTCGCAGACCGGCAAGGCCAACCTGCCCACGCACATCTCGCTCGCAGCGCGCAGCTGCGGCCTGACGCGCGACAGTGTGATTCTGCTCGAGCAGGTGCGCACGCTCGATAAGTCGCGCCTGCGCGAGCGCATGGGCCGCCTGGACGAGCCTGCGATGCATCAGGTGGACAACGCGATCGCCGTGAGCTTTGGACTGCCGCAGTAA
- the pheS gene encoding phenylalanine--tRNA ligase subunit alpha: MKEMLQKLREASVAAILQADDITALENLRVKYLGKKGELTAILKQMGRLSAEERPAMGQLANQVRAELEEALDQRREALNARMLEMRLKAETLDVTMPGKAPELGHQHPMYIVLDEIKDIFVGMGFEILEGPEIEEAEYNFTKLNTSEGHPAREWSDTFYLTEDSSILLRTQTSPMQVRAMESKPLPIRMVAPGRVYRKDEVDATHSPMFHQIEGMVIDKGVTMADLKGTLNTLVKKLYGENTVTRFRPHHFPFTEPSCEMDVQCHKCGGKGCPTCKGEGWIEILGAGMIHPKVLEGCGIDTDVYSGWAFGMGLERLAMRRFKISDLRLIFENDVRFLQQF; the protein is encoded by the coding sequence ATGAAAGAAATGCTGCAGAAGCTGCGCGAGGCTTCCGTCGCCGCCATTTTGCAGGCGGACGACATCACCGCGCTGGAAAACCTGCGCGTGAAGTACCTCGGCAAAAAGGGTGAGCTGACCGCCATCCTCAAGCAGATGGGCCGCCTGTCGGCGGAGGAGCGCCCGGCCATGGGCCAGCTGGCAAACCAGGTGCGCGCCGAGCTTGAGGAAGCGCTCGACCAGCGCCGCGAGGCGCTCAACGCCCGCATGCTCGAGATGCGCCTCAAGGCCGAGACGCTCGATGTGACCATGCCCGGAAAAGCGCCGGAGCTCGGCCACCAGCACCCGATGTATATCGTGCTCGATGAGATTAAGGACATCTTCGTCGGCATGGGCTTCGAGATCCTCGAAGGCCCCGAGATCGAAGAGGCCGAATACAACTTCACCAAGCTCAACACCAGCGAGGGCCACCCTGCCCGCGAGTGGTCGGACACGTTCTATCTGACCGAGGACAGCAGCATCCTCCTGCGCACGCAGACCTCCCCGATGCAGGTGCGCGCCATGGAGAGCAAGCCGCTGCCGATCCGCATGGTCGCCCCTGGCCGCGTCTACCGCAAGGATGAGGTGGACGCCACGCACTCGCCCATGTTCCACCAGATCGAGGGCATGGTCATCGACAAGGGCGTCACGATGGCGGACCTGAAGGGCACGCTCAACACGCTCGTGAAAAAGCTCTACGGTGAGAACACCGTCACCCGCTTCCGTCCGCACCACTTCCCGTTCACAGAGCCGAGCTGCGAGATGGACGTGCAGTGCCACAAGTGCGGCGGCAAGGGCTGCCCCACCTGCAAGGGTGAGGGCTGGATCGAGATCCTCGGCGCCGGCATGATCCATCCGAAGGTGCTCGAGGGCTGCGGCATCGACACGGACGTCTACTCCGGCTGGGCCTTCGGTATGGGCCTGGAGCGTCTGGCGATGCGCCGGTTCAAGATCAGCGACCTGCGTCTGATCTTCGAAAACGACGTGCGCTTCCTGCAGCAGTTCTGA
- the alr gene encoding alanine racemase — MNRKIRTWVEISLNDLEHNYREISSRLPDGCQMLGVCKANAYGHGAVRVAQRLQRAGCQWVAVNCYDEAEELRAAGVTMNILLLGPQSANIAVDLATLGVTQAVGSIEYARELNRFLAGTGLRLDAHMKLETGMGRTGFDVHDDSHLDEMIEALSLPHLNFTGVFTHFAVSDENGDPYTQLQFSRFTHAIERMEQATGHHFAIRHCANSGAVINYPEMHLDMVRPGLLLYGVFPAKETAGLDLRPAMSLYSRVSDVTHHHKGDTISYGRTFTCPRDMRLAVLPVGYADGLLRSLSGKGDVLLHGQRAPQVGRICMDMCMVDVTDIPEVQPGDVATIFGRDLSVAEQADKAGTIPYELLCAMSQRVQRVYID, encoded by the coding sequence ATGAATCGCAAGATCCGAACCTGGGTAGAGATCAGTCTCAATGATCTGGAACACAATTATCGTGAGATCAGCAGCCGCCTGCCGGACGGCTGCCAGATGCTCGGCGTCTGCAAGGCCAATGCCTACGGCCACGGCGCGGTGCGCGTGGCGCAGCGGCTGCAGCGGGCGGGCTGCCAGTGGGTGGCCGTCAACTGCTATGACGAGGCCGAGGAGCTGCGCGCCGCCGGCGTGACGATGAACATCCTGCTGCTCGGCCCGCAGTCGGCGAATATCGCGGTCGATCTGGCCACGCTCGGCGTGACGCAGGCGGTCGGCAGCATCGAATATGCGCGCGAGCTCAACCGCTTTCTCGCCGGCACCGGCCTGCGTCTGGACGCGCACATGAAGCTCGAGACCGGCATGGGCCGCACGGGCTTTGACGTACACGACGACAGCCACCTCGACGAGATGATCGAGGCGCTCTCGCTGCCGCACCTGAACTTCACGGGCGTGTTCACGCACTTTGCCGTCTCGGACGAAAACGGCGACCCGTACACGCAGCTGCAGTTTTCGCGATTTACGCACGCGATCGAGCGCATGGAGCAGGCGACCGGCCACCATTTCGCCATCCGCCATTGCGCCAACAGCGGCGCCGTCATCAACTATCCCGAGATGCACCTCGACATGGTGCGCCCCGGCCTGCTGCTCTACGGCGTGTTCCCGGCCAAAGAGACCGCCGGGCTCGACCTGCGCCCGGCCATGTCGCTCTACAGCCGCGTGTCCGATGTGACGCATCACCACAAGGGCGACACGATCAGCTACGGCCGCACGTTCACCTGCCCGCGGGATATGCGCCTGGCCGTGCTGCCGGTCGGTTATGCCGACGGGCTGCTGCGCAGCCTCTCCGGCAAGGGCGACGTGCTGCTGCACGGTCAGCGCGCGCCGCAGGTCGGCCGCATCTGCATGGATATGTGCATGGTCGACGTCACGGACATCCCCGAGGTGCAGCCCGGCGACGTGGCCACGATCTTTGGCCGTGACCTCTCGGTGGCCGAGCAGGCGGACAAGGCCGGCACCATCCCGTATGAGCTGCTGTGTGCCATGAGTCAGCGCGTGCAGCGCGTGTACATCGACTGA
- a CDS encoding SGNH/GDSL hydrolase family protein, whose amino-acid sequence MKNTNKNMMYTFWSGAILLCLALVAVVLVFTNAVGNTGSPKAEATPAVTETPTPTPQANPISPIQSSAALAQTEDKGSTYVDQIYFLGDKSLKVLQSESMLTGKDAAKQVWIPDTGSLPASSLDTAKYKSPVTGNNVPADEICEVNKPAYLVICPSADNISMTNEDQIKSVYTTLINAVKAKSPDTKIICCSLTPIASNYQYEDITNELIQKVNGWIAAAAESNSVKYLDMASGLVGDDGFLPQSYQDGDGMHLNAEGMKAWMTYLRTHAYP is encoded by the coding sequence ATGAAAAACACGAACAAAAACATGATGTACACCTTCTGGTCAGGCGCTATTTTGCTGTGTCTGGCGCTGGTGGCCGTCGTGCTGGTGTTTACCAACGCCGTTGGCAATACCGGCTCGCCGAAGGCGGAAGCCACACCGGCCGTCACCGAAACGCCGACGCCGACGCCGCAGGCAAATCCGATCTCGCCCATCCAGTCGTCCGCCGCGCTCGCGCAGACGGAGGACAAGGGCAGCACCTATGTCGACCAGATCTATTTCCTGGGCGACAAGTCGCTGAAGGTGCTGCAGTCGGAGTCGATGCTCACCGGCAAGGACGCCGCCAAGCAGGTCTGGATACCGGACACCGGTTCTCTGCCCGCCTCCTCGCTCGACACGGCAAAGTACAAATCCCCCGTGACCGGCAACAATGTGCCCGCGGATGAGATCTGCGAGGTCAACAAGCCCGCCTATCTCGTCATCTGCCCGAGCGCGGACAACATTTCCATGACGAATGAGGATCAGATCAAATCCGTCTACACCACGCTCATCAACGCCGTCAAGGCCAAGAGCCCGGACACAAAGATCATCTGCTGCTCGCTGACGCCGATCGCGTCGAACTACCAATACGAGGACATCACGAACGAGCTCATCCAGAAGGTCAACGGCTGGATCGCCGCGGCCGCGGAGAGCAACAGCGTGAAGTATCTCGACATGGCCAGCGGCCTCGTCGGGGACGACGGATTCCTGCCGCAGTCCTATCAGGACGGCGACGGCATGCACCTGAACGCCGAGGGCATGAAGGCATGGATGACCTATCTGCGCACGCACGCTTACCCGTAA
- a CDS encoding NAD(P)H-hydrate dehydratase: protein MHRIAPCAPYLPRRASDTNKYDYGRVLIVGGCIGYTGAPTLCARAALRCGAGLVSVGVPEAIYAVTAVKNDEAMPFPLPSAEGKLARDALPVLLERLEKSDVCVLGPGLGRNDTLTALVQAVVMQSGTPLVLDADALFAVAQDAAVLERARAPIVLTPHDGEFARLAGPDKTGRAEAASDFAVRHGCTVVRKGPETVCAFPDGDAAVLRVGNPGMAKGGSGDVLAGMLGALLCQMPARDAVQTAVWLHGRAGDLCAGRMGEYAMNPTDVIAALPEVTKPIIR from the coding sequence ATGCATCGCATTGCACCCTGCGCGCCGTATTTGCCGCGGCGTGCGTCCGATACCAACAAATATGACTACGGCCGTGTGCTCATCGTCGGCGGCTGCATCGGCTATACCGGCGCGCCGACGCTGTGCGCCCGGGCGGCCCTGCGCTGCGGCGCCGGGCTGGTGTCCGTCGGCGTGCCGGAGGCGATCTATGCCGTCACTGCCGTGAAAAACGACGAGGCGATGCCGTTTCCGCTGCCGTCGGCGGAGGGGAAGCTCGCGCGCGACGCCCTGCCGGTGCTGCTCGAGCGGCTGGAAAAGAGCGATGTGTGCGTGCTCGGGCCGGGCCTCGGCCGGAATGACACGCTCACGGCGCTGGTGCAGGCGGTCGTTATGCAGTCCGGCACACCGCTCGTGCTCGATGCCGACGCGCTCTTTGCCGTCGCGCAGGACGCGGCGGTGCTCGAGCGCGCCCGCGCGCCCATCGTGCTCACGCCGCACGATGGGGAGTTTGCCCGTCTGGCCGGGCCGGATAAAACCGGCAGGGCGGAGGCGGCGTCCGATTTTGCCGTCCGGCACGGCTGCACGGTCGTGCGCAAAGGGCCGGAGACGGTCTGCGCATTCCCCGACGGGGACGCGGCGGTGCTGCGCGTTGGCAACCCCGGTATGGCCAAGGGCGGCAGCGGCGATGTATTGGCGGGTATGCTCGGTGCGCTGCTGTGCCAGATGCCCGCGCGCGACGCGGTGCAGACCGCCGTCTGGCTGCACGGCCGGGCGGGTGATCTCTGCGCCGGGCGCATGGGCGAATATGCGATGAACCCGACCGATGTGATCGCGGCCCTGCCGGAGGTCACAAAACCCATCATCCGATAG
- a CDS encoding pyrimidine-nucleoside phosphorylase, translating to MRMSDLIVKKRDGQALTTEEIRYMIDGYSRGEIPDYQMSAMTMAIYFRGMDRRETLDLTMAMMHSGETLDLSGVSGVKADKHSTGGVGDKTSLVLVPMVASLGVKMAKMSGRGLGHTGGTLDKLESIPGFNINLPMERFLENVDRVGMVIAGQTANLDPADKKLYALRDVTGTVASIPLIVSSIMSKKLAAGADIIVLDVKCGSGSFMKTLDDARELATEMVEIGKMAGRKTVAVITDMDEPLGHAVGNALEVKEAIAALRAEYKSELLELCLTLGSCILTQAGMAADDAAARAMLEQTITDGSALKKLAEFVAAQDGDPAAIYDPSRLPMAPVQMEVPSPASGYVRHIAATDVGLVSMRLGGGRATKDSVIDHSVGIVLRKKVDEPVTAGESLATIHAADEAAARRAVAELAACYTITPDAPPAEPFIKAIIR from the coding sequence ATGAGAATGAGCGATCTGATCGTGAAAAAGCGCGACGGGCAGGCCCTCACGACGGAGGAGATCCGTTATATGATCGACGGCTACAGCCGCGGTGAGATCCCGGATTATCAGATGTCCGCCATGACGATGGCCATCTATTTCCGCGGCATGGACCGGCGCGAGACGCTGGATCTGACCATGGCCATGATGCACAGCGGCGAGACGCTGGATCTATCGGGTGTGTCCGGCGTCAAGGCGGACAAACACTCGACCGGCGGCGTGGGTGACAAGACCTCGCTCGTGCTCGTGCCGATGGTGGCGAGCCTCGGCGTGAAGATGGCGAAGATGTCCGGCCGCGGCCTCGGCCACACGGGCGGCACGCTTGACAAGCTCGAGAGCATTCCGGGCTTCAACATCAACCTGCCCATGGAGCGGTTTCTGGAGAATGTGGACCGCGTCGGCATGGTCATCGCCGGTCAGACGGCGAACCTCGACCCCGCGGACAAGAAGCTCTATGCCCTGCGCGACGTGACCGGCACCGTGGCGAGCATCCCGCTCATTGTCAGCAGCATCATGTCCAAGAAGCTGGCCGCCGGCGCGGATATCATCGTGCTGGACGTCAAGTGCGGCAGCGGTTCATTTATGAAGACGCTGGACGATGCGCGCGAGCTCGCGACCGAGATGGTCGAGATCGGCAAAATGGCCGGCCGCAAGACGGTCGCCGTCATCACGGACATGGACGAGCCGCTCGGCCACGCCGTCGGCAACGCGCTTGAGGTCAAGGAGGCCATCGCGGCGCTGCGCGCGGAATACAAGAGCGAGCTGCTCGAGCTGTGCCTGACGCTCGGCAGCTGCATCCTCACGCAGGCGGGCATGGCGGCCGACGATGCGGCGGCCCGCGCCATGCTGGAGCAGACGATCACGGACGGTTCGGCGCTCAAAAAGCTGGCCGAGTTTGTCGCGGCGCAGGACGGCGATCCGGCCGCGATCTATGACCCGTCGCGCCTGCCCATGGCGCCGGTGCAGATGGAGGTGCCGTCCCCGGCGAGCGGCTATGTGCGCCACATCGCAGCGACGGACGTGGGCCTCGTGTCCATGCGCCTCGGCGGCGGCCGTGCGACGAAGGACAGCGTGATCGACCACAGCGTCGGCATTGTCCTGCGCAAGAAGGTGGACGAGCCGGTCACGGCAGGGGAGTCGCTTGCGACGATCCACGCGGCCGATGAGGCAGCCGCCCGCAGGGCGGTCGCAGAGCTCGCCGCCTGCTACACGATCACCCCGGACGCGCCCCCGGCGGAGCCGTTCATCAAGGCAATCATTCGCTGA